From a single Halobellus ruber genomic region:
- a CDS encoding ABC transporter permease has product MATSDSWALFGRLRTGATRLFVPITEADRKRRRIAVLALPFLLLAVFGAFVPLYQLVRMSVSESNFALQGFQLGSYEVIVTSVVAYLPVIGSGMEANPVYGLVVWNSLWFGALTTVVSVAFGVAIAHGLEKYDLPREGLLVTLISFPISLPGIVAAFMIILWFSQTGVITNIVAWLTGASPIRIALTGQVSGSFLAVLGLFFGYLYSMIPRATFLLRGSYAEVNTDAEEAARALGATPLQTFRYVTLPQIRPGIVGALILTFRTALAIFGTVLVLKALSVITFRFDQEIQVGFNLANASALAVLFFVFTVLFTFLGLRYTSAEVTE; this is encoded by the coding sequence ATGGCGACGAGCGACAGTTGGGCCCTGTTCGGGCGGCTCCGAACCGGGGCAACTCGGTTATTCGTACCCATCACCGAGGCCGATAGGAAGCGCCGTCGTATCGCCGTGCTCGCGCTCCCGTTCCTGCTTTTGGCCGTCTTCGGGGCGTTCGTCCCGCTGTACCAGCTGGTACGTATGAGCGTCTCGGAATCCAACTTCGCTCTCCAGGGGTTCCAGCTGGGCAGCTACGAGGTGATCGTGACGTCCGTGGTCGCGTACCTTCCGGTGATCGGAAGCGGGATGGAAGCCAACCCGGTGTACGGACTGGTCGTGTGGAACTCCCTGTGGTTCGGAGCGCTGACGACCGTAGTCAGCGTCGCGTTCGGCGTGGCTATCGCACACGGCCTCGAGAAGTACGATCTCCCGCGCGAGGGGCTTCTCGTGACGCTGATTTCGTTCCCGATCAGCCTTCCGGGGATCGTGGCCGCGTTCATGATAATCCTCTGGTTCAGCCAGACCGGAGTGATCACCAACATCGTCGCCTGGCTCACCGGGGCAAGCCCGATTCGGATCGCACTGACCGGACAGGTATCGGGGTCGTTCCTCGCCGTTCTGGGGCTGTTCTTCGGGTATCTCTACTCGATGATTCCGCGGGCGACCTTCCTGCTGCGCGGCAGTTACGCGGAGGTCAATACCGACGCTGAGGAGGCCGCACGAGCCCTCGGTGCGACCCCGCTACAGACGTTCCGCTACGTGACCCTCCCGCAGATCCGTCCCGGCATCGTGGGGGCGTTGATCCTCACGTTCCGGACCGCACTCGCCATCTTCGGGACGGTGCTGGTGCTGAAGGCGCTGTCGGTGATCACGTTCCGGTTCGACCAGGAGATCCAGGTCGGGTTCAACCTCGCCAACGCGTCCGCCCTCGCCGTCCTCTTCTTCGTGTTTACCGTCCTGTTCACCTTCCTGGGACTCAGATACACGAGTGCGGAGGTGACGGAATGA